One genomic window of Lepeophtheirus salmonis chromosome 5, UVic_Lsal_1.4, whole genome shotgun sequence includes the following:
- the LOC121118146 gene encoding inositol monophosphatase 3: protein MTKGRKGSQSSSIFLPRKSTLLWIILTICLLYGIHLLRSTNSRTVNLKELLSVSIEAARRGGYEVKKVREKADIGEKSKGETHEGANNPVTDGDMLSHRAMYNGILKAFPNIHIVSEESDPKPYDLDKIQMPPLRNTEVEEIISDGFYDIPIEDIDVWIDPLDATQEYTENLNQYVTTMVCVAIKGKPVLGVIYKPFEDVLVWGWAEDVNKVNHVLREDFLKSKLGNSSKNNRFIVSRSHAGDVDQTAKKVFGQDTVTTPAGGAGYKVLEVIKGHQDAYIHVTLIKKWDICPGNALLRALGGNLTTLKGEEVNYSDKDEKNKGGVLAALHDHDRYVRAFREYKNP from the exons ATGACCAAGGGAAGAAAAGGCTCACAGTCTTCCTCCATTTTTCTACCTCGCAAATCAACATTACTATGGATTATTCTCACAATTTGTCTCTTATATGGCATACATTTACTTCGCTCTACGAATTCAAGAACAGTGAATCTCAAGGAGCTCTTGTCTGTTTCCATTGAAGCAGCTCGGCGTGGAGGATACGAAGTGAAGAAAGTTAGGGAAAAG GCAGACATTGGTGAAAAGTCTAAGGGAGAAACACATGAAGGTGCTAATAACCCTGTCACCGATGGGGATATGCTCTCTCACCGAGCAATGTACAATGGAATCCTCAAGGCTTTTCCTAACATACACATCGTGTCTGAGGAAAGCGATCCGAAGCCCTATGATctggataaaattcaaatgccTCCTTTGAGGAATACAGAAGTAGAGGAGATTATATCTGACGGTTTTTATGATATTCCTATCGAGGACATTGATGTCTGGATTGATCCTCTTGATGCGACACAAGAATATACTGAGAATCTTAATCAATATGTCACAACCATGGTCTGCGTTGCTATAAAGGGAAAACCAGTTTTGGGTGTGATATATAAACCATTTGAGGATGTTCTAGTCTGGGGATGGGCTGAAGAtgtaaataaagtaaatcatgTATTAAGGGAGGATTTCCTAAAGTCAAAGCTTGGcaattcttctaaaaataatcGTTTTATTGTCTCGCGTTCGCATGCTGGGGACGTTGATCAAACGGCGAAAAAGGTATTTGGTCAAGACACAGTTACGACTCCTGCTGGTGGAGCTGGCTATAAGGTTTTGGAAGTAATAAAAGGGCATCAGGATGCTTATATTCATGTAACTCTAATAAAAAAGTGGGATATTTGTCCAGGTAATGCTTTATTAAGGGCATTGGGAGGGAATCTAACGACCTTAAAAGGTGAAGAAGTTAATTATTCTGacaaggatgaaaaaaataagggtGGAGTTTTGGCTGCTCTTCATGATCATGATCGATACGTTCGTGCATTTCGGGAATACAAGAATCCTTAA